In Humulus lupulus chromosome 6, drHumLupu1.1, whole genome shotgun sequence, a single genomic region encodes these proteins:
- the LOC133783004 gene encoding putative GDP-L-fucose synthase 2, translated as MGGVGNDTASSNSFLSDKSAKVFVAGHRGLVGSAIVRKLQALGFTNLVLRTHAELDLTRQNDVDSFFASEKPRFVILAAAKVGGIHANNTYPADFIAVNLQIQTNVIDSAYRHGVQKLLFLGSSCIYPKFAPQPIPEQALLTGPLEPTNEWYAVAKIAGIKMCQAYRIQYGWDAISGMPTNLYGPNDNFHPENSHVLPALMRRFHEAKVKSSKEVVVWGTGSPLREFLHVDDLADGVVFMMENYSGLEHVNVGSGKEVTIKELAELVKEVVGFEGELVWDSSKPDGTPRKLMDSSKLLGLGWNPKISLKDGLVDTYNWYLEYVKQ; from the exons ATGGGAGGCGTCGGCAACG ATACGGCGTCATCGAACTCTTTCCTCTCAGACAAATCAGCGAAGGTCTTCGTAGCCGGACACCGCGGTTTGGTCGGCTCTGCCATTGTTAGGAAGCTCCAAGCTTTGGGATTTACCAATCTAGTCCTCCGTACCCACGCCGAGCTCGATCTCACACGCCAAAACGACGTCGATTCATTCTTCGCTTCCGAGAAGCCTCGATTCGTTATCCTCGCCGCGGCCAAAGTCGGTGGAATCCATGCCAACAACACTTACCCGGCTGATTTCATCGCTGTCAATCTTCAGATTCAGACCAACGTCATCGACTCCGCGTACCGCCATGGAGTTCAGAAGCTTCTCTTCTTGGGATCCTCCTGCATCTACCCCAAATTCGCACCCCAGCCCATTCCCGAACAGGCTCTTCTCACCGGTCCATTAGAGCCTACCAATGAGTGGTATGCCGTGGCCAAGATCGCCGGTATCAAGATGTGCCAGGCTTACCGGATCCAATATGGTTGGGACGCCATTTCGGGGATGCCCACCAACCTGTACGGCCCAAACGATAACTTCCACCCCGAGAACTCGCATGTGCTCCCCGCGTTGATGAGGCGGTTTCACGAGGCCAAGGTGAAGAGCTCTAAGGAAGTTGTCGTTTGGGGAACTGGTAGCCCTTTGAGGGAGTTCTTGCACGTGGACGACTTGGCAGACGGTGTCGTTTTTATGATGGAGAATTACAGTGGATTGGAACATGTGAATGTTGGGAGTGGCAAGGAGGTCACCATCAAAGAGCTGGCCGAGCTTGTTAAGGAGGTTGTGGGGTTTGAAGGTGAACTTGTTTGGGATAGTTCCAAGCCTGATGGGACTCCCAGGAAGCTCATGGACAGTTCCAAGCTTTTGGGACTTGGTTGGAACCCAAAGATTTCTCTCAAGGATGGACTCGTTGATACCTATAATTGGTACTTGGAATATGTCAAGCAATGA